The following is a genomic window from Chania multitudinisentens RB-25.
GTGAAGGTTGGGCGAAATCAATCCTGTTCAACGACCGGGTACGCGATGAGTTTGCCGCGTTCTTCCATCGGCCACAAACCTTGGCATTGGGGGTTTGCAACGGTTGCCAGATGATGTCCAACCTGCGTGAATTGATCCCAGGAGCAGAGCATTGGCCGCGCTTTGTGCGTAACCTGTCAGACCGTTTTGAAGCCCGTTTCAGCTTGGTAGAAGTGGCTGACAGCCCCTCATTGTTCATGCAGGGAATGGCCGGCTCACGTATGCCAATCGCGGTTTCGCATGGTGAAGGGCATATGGAAGTCCGTGATGCAGCGCATCTGGCTATGTTGGAACACCAAGGGTTGGTTGCTCTGCGCTTTGTGGATAACACCGGTCAGGTAACCGAAGCCTACCCGGCGAACCCGAACGGATCACCAAACGGAATCACCGCAGTAACCAGCAGCAATGGCCGCGTTACCGTCATGATGCCGCATCCAGAACGTGTATTCCGCACGGTCAGCAACTCTTGGCATCCGGAAGGATGGGGTGAAGATAGCCCTTGGATGCGTATGTTCCGCAATGCGCGTAAGCAGTTGGGTTGATAAATTCGGCTTGTTTGAAGCAAGAGTCTACTGGGGCGCAAGCAATTGCGCCCTTTTTTATAGCTTTATATTTTATAGAGTTACGGTGTTTGTCGGTATTTTGAGACAAATAGCATATTGAATGTCTCTAAAAGGAGACGTTTAACCCATTGATTTTAATAATGGGGAGTTTTTAAGGATGATGTTGTCGGTATTTGGCGACGGTATGATGAATCGTCGCTCACAAGAAGTAGCCTGTGTTGGGACTGTCGAAGGTGTTTAAAATAAATTTTCAAATAAAATCATTGTGATATGTTTTTTTATAAAAAGTTGGCACAGGGAATGCATTATGTTGCCCAGTTGCTCATTCAACTTTTTATGATGGCCCCGTATTTAGACGGAATCTCTGCCTCATAAGCCTCCGAATGATGCCAAAGAAATGGTGCCTATCGTCCAACCAAACCGATAACAGACGCGTAAGCGGCTTTATCAAGCATCGGACGACACGTTGAGTGAGGCACCGCCTTGTATCCAACTGTGATGAAGTATTCATCAATTCCGGATACTTACGGATGCTATTCGTCCTGATTCGATGCCAGCCTTGTGCTACATCACCCAGAGGACGAGGCGTAAGGGCATCCACACATCTCTTTGCACTGGGGCATTTTAGCCCCAGTGTCAATTTAAAAGCCGTGTTTACGTCGCCACACCGTGTTTCACCTGCCCTGACAGAAGCACATACGCTATCTTGTCAACGTTTCTTATTCTATCCGGCTTTCCCATACGTTAAACGATCCGCTTTGCGTGCTAGATCGCGGATTATCCTTCATCGGGCTTTTTTCTCTTCGTCGAGTCAGTTAGCATCAAGGCAGACTAAAGATAATGGGATGATTTCTTTGAAAAGATGGCGTTTATTCCCGCGTTCGTTGCGCCAACTGGTGGTGATGGCGTTCCTGCTGGTGTTGCTGCCGCTGTTAGTACTGGCTTATCAGGCTTATCAAAGTCTTGATCACCTTAGTGCACAGGCCGCAGATATCAACCGAACTACGCTGGTTGATGCCAGGCGAAGCGAAGCAATGACCAGTGTGGCGCTGGAAATGGAACGCAGCTATCGCCAGTATTGCGTTTTGGTTGATCCTACGCTGGAACGGTTGTACCAGAACCAGCGGAAACAGTATTCACAGATGCTGGATGCTCATGCGCCAATTCTACCGGATGAACGTTACTACCAAACATTGCGTAATTTGCTGACTCAGCTTGCCACCATCAAATGCCAGAGCAGTGGCCCAGATAAAGATTCCTCTTTATTGTTAGAGTCGTTTTCCCGTTCCAATGCAGAAATGGTGCAAGCTACCCGTACCGTGATTTTTTCCCGTGGTCAGCAACTGCAACAGGCGATTGCTGAACGTGGGCAGTTTTTTGGCTGGCAGGCACTACTGCTGTTTCTGGTCAGCGTGATATTGGTGGTGTTGTTTACTCGTATGATTATCGGGCCTGTTAAGGCCGTTGAGCGTATGATTAATCGTTTGGGGGAAGGGCGGCCGATTAGCATGACGGCTTCTTTCAAAGGCCCACGTGAGCTGCGCTCACTGGCGCAACGCATTATCTGGTTGAGTGAGCGTTTGGCGTGGCTGGAGTCACAACGGCATGAATTCTTGCGCCATATCTCCCATGAGCTGAAAACACCGTTGGCCAGTATGCGTGAAGGGACCGAACTGTTGGCGGATGAAGTGGCAGGCCCGTTGACTCCCGATCAAAAAGAGGTGGTGGCGATCCTCGATCAAAGCAGCCGCCATTTGCAGCAACTGATTGAACAATTGCTGGATTACAACCGCAAATTGGCGGATGGCCCATCGAAGCATGAAAATATAGAGCTGGAGGAACTGGTCGATATGGTTGTTGCCGCCCATAGTTTGCCAGCCAGAGCTAAAATGATTCGCACCGAGGTAAAGCTTGAAGCGGAAATCTGTTGGGCGGAGCCTACGCTATTAATGCGGGTGTTGGATAATCTCTACTCCAATGCGGTGCACTACGGCAAGGAATCCGGTAACATTTGGATTCACAGCCGTCAGATTGGGCAACGGGTGCAAATTGACGTTGCCAATACGGGAACGCCGATTCCTGAAACGGAGCAAACCATGATTTTTGAGCCTTTTTTCCAAGGTAGTCATCAGCGAAAAGGGGCAGTAAAAGGGAGCGGATTAGGGTTGAGTATTGCTCAGGATTGTATCCGCCGTATGCAAGGAGAACTGACACTGGTTAAGGTCTCTGATGCTGATGTCTGTTTCCGAATTGAATTGCCATTAACCGCCGAGAATGAATGAATAATGTACACATGGTCTAAACGCGCTCGTTTACAACAGACTGAAGGTTCACCACGTGTCTTTCAAGGTGCACCACTCGGCAAGCGCCCGCTTTCTTTCCTGGGGCCGATCCTCTTAGCGCCGTTTCTGCTGGCTGGCTGTATTGATCGTGCTGTCAGCAGCGATCTGGCTCAACAGCAAATGGCAGCGATCCCAGATACTAAAGTTGTGGATTACCGCATTGCGCCCTGTGATAACTTGTGGCAACTCGATGAAAAAGAGGCATTGGAAAATCCTCTTTATTGGTTGCGGGCGATGGATTGCGCCGAACGGATCGGTTCTACTCAGGCTCGCGCCTTGGCGAAGACTTTGCCCGGCGATGGCTGGCAGAGCATTTTCAAGCAAAGTATTTTGCTGGGGAGCGCCACACTTAGCCCATCTGAACGCCGTCAGATGCTTGAGCGCTTGAATAGCTATCGCCTCGAATACCCCAATTCACTGCGCCCATTGTTACAACTGTGGCGTCAGCAACAAACCTTGCTAACCTCACTGGTTGATGAACGAGCTCGCTACCAGCATTTACAGGAAAGTTCAGACAGCCAGATAGATATATTGCGCCAGAGCCAGAGCCATTTGCAGCATCAATTGCAGGAGATGTCGCGCAAATTGGAAAACCTGACGGATATTGAACGCCAACTCTCTTCACGCAAGCAGATGCAGGGGGAAATCCCCGAGAACAACGCTGCACAGTCAAAACCGGACGCTACCGGCAAGCCTGCAACACCAGCCAAAGAGGCTGAACCGGATGCTCCTATCGAAGAAAAGGGAACGGCATTGCCGGTGGAGCCGGAAGATAGCGATGCACCACCCCCTGTTCATAAGGAGCCTCAAGCGCAATGACAGCTCGCAAACCGGCCAATCTTTTGTTGGTTGACGACGATCCCAGCTTGCTCAAGTTGTTGGGTATGCGCCTGACCAGCGAAGGTTTTCACGTCATTACCGCCGCAAGTGGTCAGGAGGCTTTACGTTTACTGGCACGTGAAAAAGTTGATTTGGTGATCAGCGACTTGCGAATGGATGAAATGGACGGCATGGCACTGTTTGCTGAAATCCAGAAATATCAGCCGGGTATGCCCGTGATTATTCTCACTGCTCACGGTTCGATTCCAGATGCAGTTGCCGCGACTCAGCAGGGGGTGTTCAGCTTCCTGACCAAACCGGTAGACCGGGATGCGTTGTATAAAGCCATTGATGATGCACTTTCGCTGTCGGTGCCTGCGGGCGATGACAGTTGGCGTGAGGACTTTGTCACCCGTAGCCCGATGATGTTACGCCTGTTGGAACAGGCCAAAATGGTGGCACAGTCGGATGTCAGTGTGTTGATTAACGGGCAAAGCGGCACCGGTAAAGAAGTGTTGGCACAGGCTATTCATGGCGCCAGCCCCAGGGCGAAAAAGGCGTTTATTGCTATCAACTGCGGCGCGTTGCCGGAACAATTGCTGGAATCAGAGTTGTTTGGGCATGCCAAAGGGGCATTCACCGGCGCAGTGAGCAGCCGTGAAGGGTTATTCCAGGCTGCCGCCGGAGGGACATTGTTTCTGGACGAGATCGGCGACATGCCACTTTCACTGCAAGTGAAATTGTTGCGAGTCTTGCAGGAGCGCAAGGTGCGTCCGTTAGGGAGTAACCGTGATTTAGACATTGACGTGCGTATCATTTCCGCTACCCACCGTGACTTACCCAAGGCGATGGCGAAAAATGAGTTCCGCGAAGACCTCTATTACCGCCTGAACGTGGTTAACCTAAAGATTCCGGCGCTGAATGAGCGGGCAGAGGATATTCCGTTGCTGGCCAATCACCTGCTGCGTGAATCGGCTTTGCGCCATAAACCCTTTGTGCGCAGTTTCTCCTCTGATGCGATGAAACGCCTGATGACTGCTAGTTGGCCGGGCAACGTGCGCCAATTGGTGAACGTCATCGAACAATGTGTGGCATTGACTACGGCTCCGGTGATTAGTGAAGCCCTGGTGGAACAGGCTTTGGAAGGGGAAAACACCGCATTACCGACCTTTGTCGAAGCTCGCAACCAGTTTGAATTACACTATTTACGTAAGCTGTTGCAGATCACCAAAGGGAATGTCACCCAGGCTGCACGTATGGCGGGCCGTAATCGTACTGAGTTCTACAAATTGCTGTCGCGCCATGAATTGGACGCCAACGATTTCAAAGAATGACGTTTTCTTTCCTGAACCTGCATAGTGCGGGTTCTCAACAAATGAACCGGAAGAGTAGCTACCCAACCCTCTGCAACTTCATGTAATAAGGGTATAAACTCCGGTTTCTTTGTTGTGGCATGGCAGACCATAGAGATATGAACAGAGCACTTTCCATTGCGTTGGCCCAACTGAATCTGCTGGTGGGCGATATTGAAGGCAACACGGAACGCATGTTGCAAACTGTGCAAGAGCAACAGAAGGCGGGAGCCGACCTGGTGATGTTCACCGAACTGGCGCTGTCGGGGTATCCACCGGAAGACTTGCTGTATCGTGATGATTTCTATCTGCGTTGCGATACGCAACTCAAGCGCCTGCAACAGGCATCGGCCGATGTGGCGATTTTGGTAGGGCACCCGTGGCGTGAAGACGGCAAGCTGTATAACGCACTGTCGCTGTTTGCAGACGGGCAACTGTTGGCGCGTTATTTCAAGCAACAGTTGCCGAATTACGGCGTGTTTGACGAGAAACGCTACTTCCAGGCTGGGAATGCAAGCTGCGTGGTTGAACTAAAGGGTTATCGTCTTGGGCTGCTGATTTGTGAAGATCTGTGGTTCCCGGAACCTGTGGATGCCGCAAAGGCGGCAGGGGCCGAAATTCTGCTGTCGATCAATGCCTCGCCGTATAACCGTGAAAAACCTTATATCCGTAAAACCCTGATGGCGAGCCACTGTCAGCGCACTGGCCTGCCATTGGTGTATCTCAACCAGATCGGCGGGCAGGATGAGCTGATTTTCGACGGTTGTTCAAAAGTGTTTGATGCCGCAGGCAATATGACGCATCGCCTGGCGGCGTTTGCCGAGCAGGTTACGCAGTTGGTATTCAACGGGCTGGAGGTGGTGCCGATGACCGCTCCGGCGGCGGATCTGCCGCCATTGGCACAGGTGTACGAAGCGCTGGTGCTGGCGGTGCGTGACTATGTGACCAAGAACGGTTTCAAAGGCGCGGTGCTGGGCCTGTCTGGGGGGATTGATTCGGCGCTGACGTTGGCGATTGCCGTTGATGCGTTGGGTAAAGACAAGGTGCAGGCATTGATGATGCCGTTCCGCTACACGGCGGATATCAGTATTGCTGATGCTAAAGAAGAAGCTGAAATCCTCGGCGTTGAGTTTGATATTGTCTCAATTGAGCCCATGTTCGATGCTTTTATGAGCCAACTGTCCCCGATGTTTGTTGGCACAGCACGGGATACCACCGAAGAAAACCTCCAGGCGCGCTGCCGTGGTGTGGTGCTGATGGCGCTGTCTAACAAACGCAACAGTATCGTGTTGACCACCGGGAACAAGAGTGAGATGGCGGTAGGCTATGCCACGCTGTATGGTGATATGGCGGGGGGATTTGACGTATTGAAAGATGTGCCGAAGACGCTGGTCTTTAAACTGTCTGAATACCGTAATACCGTCTCGTATGTCATCCCGCAGCGGGTGATCGATCGCCCGCCATCGGCTGAACTGGCACCGGATCAGCTCGATCAGGACAGCCTGCCACCTTACGATATTTTGGATGCGATTCTGGAAGGTTATGTTGAGCGGGATAAATCGGTCAGCGATCTGGTTGCCGAGGGCTTCGAAGAGGCTATCGTGCGCAAGGTGATTCGCCTGGTGGATATCAACGAATACAAGCGCCGTCAGGCAGCCGTTGGGCCGCGCATTACTGCCCGTAACTTTGGTAAAGATCGCCGCTATCCGATTACATCCGGTTTTGGCCGTAAAAATTGGTAATTAAGGAATAAAAATGAAAAAAATCGACGCTATTATCAAGCCATTCAAACTGGATGATGTGCGTGAAGCGCTGGCTGAGGTGGGTATCACCGGGATGACCGTAACCGAAGTGAAAGGTTTTGGTCGCCAGAAAGGCCACACTGAACTGTATCGTGGCGCGGAATATATGGTCGACTTTCTGCCGAAGGTAAAAATCGAGATCGTGGTGGCTGACGATATCGTTGATACCTGTGTGGAAACCATTATGCAAACCGCACAAACGGGCAAAATCGGTGATGGTAAAATTTTTGTTTTCGACGTGGCGCGAGTGGTGCGTATCAGGACCGGCGAGCAAGACGAAGAAGCGATTTGAGATGTCTGGCTACCGAGCACTTCCAGCTTGAACTTGGGCAGTGCTCGGCCTCCTCGTGTACTGCGTGTACACTCCGGGGCACTGCGCGCTGGCCGCATTCAATCTGAATGCGCTCGCTACGCCCCGAACCTCAGAGAACGATGTCTGGCTACCGGGCATTTCCAGTTTGAACTTGGGCAGTGCTCGGCCTCCTCGTGTACTGCGTGTACACTCCGGGGCACTGCGCGCTGGCCGCATTCAATCTGAATGCGCTCGCTACGCCCCAAACTTCAGAGAACAATGTCTGGCTACCGGGCATTTCCAGCTTGAACTTGGGCAGTGCTCGGCCTCCTCGTGTACTGCGTGTACACTCCGGGGCACTGCGCGCTGGCCGTATTCAATCTGAATGCGCTCGCTACGCCCTGAACTTCAGAAAATAATGTCTGGCTTGAATAGTTCTTCATTATTTCCATTCTAAAAAAGCGAACGCTATCGCATTTTGTACACTTTCTTCGATAGCTTGCAGGTAAACACCTACACTCAAAACACCCCTTTTTTGACTGAGGCGATAGCCATGATGACGTTACGCCAAATCCGCCACTTCATCGCGGTGGCTGAAACGGGTTCAATTTCTGCTGCCGCGCAGGCGGTGTTTGTCTCACAGTCTTCGTTAACGTTGGCGATCCAGCAGTTGGAAACTGACATTGGTGTCAGGTTGTTCGAACGTCATGCTAAGGGGATGGATCTCACTCACCAAGGGCACCAGTTTCTGCGCCAGTCCTATCTGATTCTTGCCACGGTCGATAATGCCAAGCGCAGCCTGCAACTGGGCACAGAAAGCCTGAACGGTACGCTGACCCTCGGCGTTACCAGCCTGGTGGCCGGTTATTTTCTGGTGGAATTGCTCAAGCGTTTCAGAGCGGTTTATCCCAACGTTACGTTACAGGTGATCGAAGATGAGCGGCCATATATCGAACACTTGCTGGTGAGCGGTGAGATAGACATCGGGGTGCTGATTCTGTCAAACATTGAAGATCGCGATGCATTGCAAACCGAAGTGTTGATGCATTCACCTTATCGCCTGTGGTTGCCGCCGCTGCATGCTTTATTGGAGTACGAAAGCATCGGTTTAGCCGATGTGGCAAAACAGCCCTTAATTCAGCTTAACGTGGATGAAATGGATGTGCATGCTCAGCGGATCTGGGGGCGTGCTGGCCTCAAACCGGAGATTTCAATGAAGACTGCGTCCACCGAAGCAGTACGCAGCCTGGTGGCAACCGGGATGGGCATTGCCATTCTGCCGGATATGGTTTACCGCGCCTGGTCGTTGGAGGGCAATATGATCGAAGCGCGTAAGCTGGTGGATTTATTGGAGCCGCTGGATATTGGGTTAGCGTGGCGGCGTGGCAGTGCTCGGCCAGAATTAGTGGCGCCATTCCTCACTATTGCGCGTGAGAACAGCAAGATAAACGCGGCTGGTCTAAGGCATTCGATTTAATCGAAGGCTGCCTTCAGTATTTAGAATTTGTTGTCCGCTGTAGGCTCGCTTAGTCTGATAAAAACTAATTAATTACATTTAATTAACGTTTCCATCACATGGGCGATGCGTAATGGCAGATGTAGATTCTGTTTCAGGCTTGTCTTGTCAGCAATTCATTAATGGCCAGTGGGTTGCAGGTGAAGGGCATGATGAAAACATTGTGAACCCCGCCACCGGCGAAACACTGGTTACCCTTGCCGAGGCTTCTGCTGCGCAGG
Proteins encoded in this region:
- a CDS encoding sensor histidine kinase — its product is MISLKRWRLFPRSLRQLVVMAFLLVLLPLLVLAYQAYQSLDHLSAQAADINRTTLVDARRSEAMTSVALEMERSYRQYCVLVDPTLERLYQNQRKQYSQMLDAHAPILPDERYYQTLRNLLTQLATIKCQSSGPDKDSSLLLESFSRSNAEMVQATRTVIFSRGQQLQQAIAERGQFFGWQALLLFLVSVILVVLFTRMIIGPVKAVERMINRLGEGRPISMTASFKGPRELRSLAQRIIWLSERLAWLESQRHEFLRHISHELKTPLASMREGTELLADEVAGPLTPDQKEVVAILDQSSRHLQQLIEQLLDYNRKLADGPSKHENIELEELVDMVVAAHSLPARAKMIRTEVKLEAEICWAEPTLLMRVLDNLYSNAVHYGKESGNIWIHSRQIGQRVQIDVANTGTPIPETEQTMIFEPFFQGSHQRKGAVKGSGLGLSIAQDCIRRMQGELTLVKVSDADVCFRIELPLTAENE
- the qseG gene encoding two-component system QseEF-associated lipoprotein QseG — translated: MYTWSKRARLQQTEGSPRVFQGAPLGKRPLSFLGPILLAPFLLAGCIDRAVSSDLAQQQMAAIPDTKVVDYRIAPCDNLWQLDEKEALENPLYWLRAMDCAERIGSTQARALAKTLPGDGWQSIFKQSILLGSATLSPSERRQMLERLNSYRLEYPNSLRPLLQLWRQQQTLLTSLVDERARYQHLQESSDSQIDILRQSQSHLQHQLQEMSRKLENLTDIERQLSSRKQMQGEIPENNAAQSKPDATGKPATPAKEAEPDAPIEEKGTALPVEPEDSDAPPPVHKEPQAQ
- the glrR gene encoding two-component system response regulator GlrR; this translates as MTARKPANLLLVDDDPSLLKLLGMRLTSEGFHVITAASGQEALRLLAREKVDLVISDLRMDEMDGMALFAEIQKYQPGMPVIILTAHGSIPDAVAATQQGVFSFLTKPVDRDALYKAIDDALSLSVPAGDDSWREDFVTRSPMMLRLLEQAKMVAQSDVSVLINGQSGTGKEVLAQAIHGASPRAKKAFIAINCGALPEQLLESELFGHAKGAFTGAVSSREGLFQAAAGGTLFLDEIGDMPLSLQVKLLRVLQERKVRPLGSNRDLDIDVRIISATHRDLPKAMAKNEFREDLYYRLNVVNLKIPALNERAEDIPLLANHLLRESALRHKPFVRSFSSDAMKRLMTASWPGNVRQLVNVIEQCVALTTAPVISEALVEQALEGENTALPTFVEARNQFELHYLRKLLQITKGNVTQAARMAGRNRTEFYKLLSRHELDANDFKE
- a CDS encoding NAD+ synthase, translated to MNRALSIALAQLNLLVGDIEGNTERMLQTVQEQQKAGADLVMFTELALSGYPPEDLLYRDDFYLRCDTQLKRLQQASADVAILVGHPWREDGKLYNALSLFADGQLLARYFKQQLPNYGVFDEKRYFQAGNASCVVELKGYRLGLLICEDLWFPEPVDAAKAAGAEILLSINASPYNREKPYIRKTLMASHCQRTGLPLVYLNQIGGQDELIFDGCSKVFDAAGNMTHRLAAFAEQVTQLVFNGLEVVPMTAPAADLPPLAQVYEALVLAVRDYVTKNGFKGAVLGLSGGIDSALTLAIAVDALGKDKVQALMMPFRYTADISIADAKEEAEILGVEFDIVSIEPMFDAFMSQLSPMFVGTARDTTEENLQARCRGVVLMALSNKRNSIVLTTGNKSEMAVGYATLYGDMAGGFDVLKDVPKTLVFKLSEYRNTVSYVIPQRVIDRPPSAELAPDQLDQDSLPPYDILDAILEGYVERDKSVSDLVAEGFEEAIVRKVIRLVDINEYKRRQAAVGPRITARNFGKDRRYPITSGFGRKNW
- the glnB gene encoding nitrogen regulatory protein P-II encodes the protein MKKIDAIIKPFKLDDVREALAEVGITGMTVTEVKGFGRQKGHTELYRGAEYMVDFLPKVKIEIVVADDIVDTCVETIMQTAQTGKIGDGKIFVFDVARVVRIRTGEQDEEAI
- a CDS encoding LysR family transcriptional regulator translates to MMTLRQIRHFIAVAETGSISAAAQAVFVSQSSLTLAIQQLETDIGVRLFERHAKGMDLTHQGHQFLRQSYLILATVDNAKRSLQLGTESLNGTLTLGVTSLVAGYFLVELLKRFRAVYPNVTLQVIEDERPYIEHLLVSGEIDIGVLILSNIEDRDALQTEVLMHSPYRLWLPPLHALLEYESIGLADVAKQPLIQLNVDEMDVHAQRIWGRAGLKPEISMKTASTEAVRSLVATGMGIAILPDMVYRAWSLEGNMIEARKLVDLLEPLDIGLAWRRGSARPELVAPFLTIARENSKINAAGLRHSI